Proteins encoded by one window of Microcebus murinus isolate Inina chromosome 2, M.murinus_Inina_mat1.0, whole genome shotgun sequence:
- the SRARP gene encoding steroid receptor-associated and regulated protein — protein MVPSENPRDWRASLKGTSLETDLGTSSGGKPAGHPKAVPRAHLTFVIDCARGKHLSLAAPAPPRAPRPHQGPVAPPMKTYIVFCGENQPPLTQDTTLGGERLAQAGQGGVAAPASSPESPWEVPEAKGRPLKAGPVRSSTWGTLKDSLRALSSCVCGQVD, from the exons ATGGTCCCATCAGAAAACCCCAGGGACTGGAGAGCCAGCCTCAAAGGCACCAGCCTTGAGACAGACCTGGGGACCAGCTCAG GTGGGAAGCCGGCCGGCCATCCGAAGGCTGTCCCCAGGGCTCACCTAACTTTTGTGATCGACTGTGCCCGTGGGAAGCACCTCTCCCTGGCAGCACCTGCGCCGCCCCGAGCCCCCAGGCCCCACCAAGGGCCCGTCGCCCCGCCAATGAAGACCTACATCGTGTTCTGTGGGGAAAACCAGCCCCCTCTGACTCAGGACACCACCCTGGGTGGCGAACGCCTTGCCCAGGCCGGGCAAGGAGGGGTGGCAGCCCCGGCCTCCTCCCCGGAAAGCCCCTGGGAGGTTCCTGAGGCCAAGGGGAGACCCTTGAAGGCTGGGCCTGTGAGGTCTTCAACCTGGGGCACACTCAAGGACTCCCTCAGAGCCCTCTCCTCCTGCGTGTGCGGGCAGGTGGATTAG